A window of Acetomicrobium sp. S15 = DSM 107314 genomic DNA:
GGAATACCCCAACGCCTCTAAAAATAGAGGGAGGAAAAGAAACGCGCACCGCCTCCGGGCCTCTATCCCTCAGATAGCCATGATGAAAGATGGCGCATATTTGGTGAACGCGGGCAGAGGTGGCATCGTCGATGAGGCGGCGGCTTATGAAGCCCTGAAGAGCGGTAAACTTGCGGGG
This region includes:
- a CDS encoding NAD(P)-dependent oxidoreductase, whose translation is MKDGAYLVNAGRGGIVDEAAAYEALKSGKLAG